From the genome of Uranotaenia lowii strain MFRU-FL unplaced genomic scaffold, ASM2978415v1 HiC_scaffold_602, whole genome shotgun sequence, one region includes:
- the LOC129760423 gene encoding single-pass membrane and coiled-coil domain-containing protein 4 homolog yields MRKLRGGQAKETRKQKQERRLENAKIQEQLKTIVLPTCGVIFLCIVVYVLLKTRPRFEEL; encoded by the coding sequence ATGCGGAAACTACGTGGAGGACAGGCCAAAGAAACGAGGAAGCAGAAGCAAGAACGCCGGTTGGAGAATGCCAAAATCCAAGAACAACTGAAAACAATCGTTCTTCCCACCTGTGGAGTCATTTTCTTGTGCATCGTGGTCTATGTCCTTTTGAAGACCCGACCCAGATTCGAGGAACTTTAA
- the LOC129760422 gene encoding programmed cell death protein 6 → MAGMPDQQFLWNIFQKVDKDRSGFISADELQQALSNGTWNPFNPETVRLMIGMFDRQGRGMVSFQDFGALWKYVCDWQNCFRSFDTDNSGNIDKNELKAALTAFGYRLSDGLYDTLIRKFDRYGNGTILFDDFIQCCVILYTLTASFRQYDTDQDGVITIQYEQFLNMVFSLKI, encoded by the coding sequence ATGGCCGGAATGCCAGATCAACAGTTTCTGTGGAACATTTTCCAAAAGGTCGACAAGGATCGGAGTGGCTTCATCTCGGCCGATGAACTGCAACAAGCTCTATCGAACGGCACGTGGAATCCATTCAACCCGGAAACGGTTCGTCTGATGATAGGCATGTTCGATCGTCAAGGACGAGGAATGGTTAGTTTCCAGGACTTCGGAGCACTCTGGAAGTACGTTTGCGATTGGCAAAACTGCTTCCGTTCTTTCGACACGGACAATTCTGGAAACATCGATAAGAATGAGTTGAAAGCGGCACTTACTGCATTCGGCTACCGTTTATCGGATGGATTGTACGACACACTGATCCGTAAATTTGACCGATACGGCAATGGTACAATACTTTTCGATGATTTTATCCAATGTTGCGTCATTCTGTACACCCTAACGGCGTCCTTCCGGCAGTACGATACGGACCAAGATGGTGTGATAACTATTCAATACGAACAATTTCTAAATATGGTCTttagcttaaaaatttaa
- the LOC129760419 gene encoding S-adenosylmethionine mitochondrial carrier protein homolog → MALESESISTSANFRYWSSLISGGVAGLVVDIVLFPIDTIKTRLQSERGFLRSGGFRGIYKGLAPAAAGSAPTAALFFCTYDGLKSHLGQLVTDKSHQPYVHMLSAASAEIVACLIRVPVEIAKQRRQALSLKYNASSVEILYNAIKAEGIRRGLYRGFGSTIMREVPFSFIQFPLWEYFKQNWTNLTGTTLTPFSVAICGAVAGGIAAGLTTPLDVAKTRIMLADDRSEVTRKGVVQVLRGVYRERGFRGLFAGFVPRVLWITLGGAIFFGFYDLTSRMLSSDESIQ, encoded by the exons ATGGCTCTTGAAAGTGAATCCATATCAACCTCCGCAAATTTTCGATACTGGTCATCATTGATA TCCGGTGGAGTAGCTGGCTTAGTGGTCGATATCGTACTTTTTCCCATCGACACAATCAAAACACGCCTCCAAAGTGAGCGAGGTTTTCTTCGATCCGGTGGATTTAGAGGTATCTACAAAGGCTTAGCACCTGCAGCTGCTGGGAGTGCTCCTACTGCTGCGCTTTTCTTCTGCACCTACGATGGTCTCAAATCACATTTAGGTCAACTTGTGACGGATAAATCTCATCAGCCGTATGTGCACATGCTGTCGGCAGCAAGTGCAGAAATAGTAGCGTGTCTCATACGCGTACCGGTAGAAATTGCAAAGCAGCGTCGACAAGCACTATCGCTCAAATATAATGCGTCTTCGGTGGAGATTTTGTACAATGCCATAAAAGCCGAAGGAATTCGGAGGGGCCTTTATCGAGGCTTCGGTAGCACGATCATGCGTGAAGTACCCTTCTCATTTATACAGTTTCCGCTTTGGGAATACTTCAAACAAAACTGGACCAATCTTACCGGAACGACACTGACACCGTTTTCGGTAGCAATATGTGGTGCAGTTGCCGGAGGTATAGCTGCCGGGCTGACTACCCCGTTGGACGTTGCAAAGACCCGAATAATGCTTGCCGATGACCGGAGTGAAGTCACGAGGAAAGGAGTGGTCCAGGTTTTAAGAGGAGTTTACAGGGAGCGTGGTTTTCGAGG tttGTTTGCTGGTTTCGTTCCTCGAGTGTTGTGGATAACGCTTGGAGGTGCCATATTTTTCGGTTTCTACGACCTGACTAGCAGAATGTTAAGTTCGGATGAATCCATACAATAA